The stretch of DNA TCTGTGGTGAGCATGAAGTTTTCAGAATNGTGTAAATGATTTCCCATGCTTATTACATTTATAAGGTTTGTCTATAGTATGAAGTCTGTGGTGAACTTTAAGACTTGAATACCANGTAAAATATTTTCCACATTCATTACACTTGTAAGGTTGTCTCCTGTGTGGATGCTGTGATGAACTTGAAGATatgaagaatggaaaaaataatttcccacattcattacaCTTTTAAGGTTTGTCTCCAGTATGGATTCTGTAGTGATTTTTAAGATCTGAGGACTGTCTAAAGCTTTTCCCACATTCATTACACTTGTAAGGTTTGACTCCAGTGTGGCTTCTGTAGTGATTTTTAAGATCTGAGGACTGTATAAAGCTtttcccacattcattacatttgtaaggtttatCTCCTGTATGGATTCTGTGGTGAACTTTAAGACTTGAAGATTGTGTAAATGatttcccacattcattacatttgtatgGTTTGTCTCCTGTGTAGACTCTCTGATGAACTTTAAGATTTGAAGACCGAATAAAATATTCACCACATTCATTACATCTGTAAGTTTTGTCACCTGTATGGATTCTGTGATGAATTTTAAGACTTGGGGACTGTGTGAATGATTTCCCACAtttattacatttgtaaggtttgtcTCCTGTGTGGACTCTCTGATGCACTTGAAGATTTGAAGACCGGGTAAANTATTTACCACATttattacatttgtagggtttgtCTCCTGTATNAATTCTTTGGTGAGCTAGAAGATTTGATGACTGGATAAATGATTCCCCACACTTATTAGATTTATAAAGTTCTTGTGCAGTGTGTATTCTGTCGTGATCTTGAAGTTTTGAAGACCAAGTAAATGATTTTGAACATTCCTTACAACTGAAAGGTTTCTTTACAGTATGGATTCTGTGAGGGTTTTGAAGAGCTGAGTACTGAGCAAAGCACTTGCCACATTGCATACATGATTTCCATGATTTTCCTCTAGTTTCAAATACCATAAGGCCTGAGGGTTTACTGGAACATTTCCCtggtgttttatattttgagtgtTTTTCTTCAACTGATAAGTTTGAATGTCCCAAGAGATCTGACACATTACAAAAACTGTATATATGTACTCTGGCATTCTGAATTCCCCTTTCATTATGGTTTGAATCATACTGAATGATATTGGAATTGAAATTCAAGGACTTATCATATCCTGGGTCCTGGAAaagttttttaatgtgttttatattATCTCTCTCTAAGTATAATGATTCAATTAAGGCATTCCTGTATGTATCACATGTGTATCTGTTNGTATCTCCTTTAGTCCATGTTCTGTTATAAACCTGAAGAATTAaggattcttttaaaatgtcataaaggTTCTCTGTGGTATGGTCCTGCTGTTGCAAAATTGACTGAGAGCAGTGATTAGACCTAGCCTGTCTACTATCATGGTTATAATAATTTTCTGAAATACATTTACTTATCACGTTTTTACTTAGAATTGTTTCATGATGAGAATCATATAATATGTTATTACCTTGGTATAAAATCCCTCCAAGTTGATTGTTTTGGTAATACTTCAGAAAAGGGTTTTTAATGTAGCCTATGTTATTATCATTTACTCTGTTGGTGTTCCCACAACTGCTTCCCATGTGATATGTTCCAAGTTTCACTGCATATGTAGACACTTTCTTATGTTGATCTAAATGGTAGAACTTGTCATAAACTCGATTTAATGGTTGAGGGAGACATAATATATTTTTAGAGAAATATCTTTCACATTGATGataatcagtatttttttttctcttctccaaaaTCTCCTTTCTTCATAAAGTATTGTAGTATTGTCTAATACCATACTACTTGGTAAATGCTTCAGGGAAGTGTGTTTATTCACCCAAATATCTCTCTTTAATGTTTTTGTATTTCTCTGTAGACNAGAGTTGCATTTCAAAAGTTGTAAAAATTTTCCTAAAGAAGCATCCAACTGTAAAAATGGGAGTGAGCTAGANTGACTTCTCTCAAGAATTTCTATAACTTTGTTATTCTTTTCAGAAATTAGAGAGGTGTTTTGCCAGGAGATCATTTTCATAATTACATATTTCATGCTTCTCACTGCCAGCTCTATATTCCCAGAACTTCTTTCTATATAGGTCGAAAAGACCATTGAGTCCAAATCTTGGTgttatttctttctgaaaataattttgtgtacaCACCTTTGGGAGTAGCTTCTTGGTACGATTGCAATCCAATGCTGAAAGTAATAAAGCAAATCACTATGTGTCATGTTGGAGTTGtgtgaaaataatatatatacgTGATGTATCAACTAGCACTAATCCAAGGATTATAGCAAAAGTGTGTTAACATAGAAGTGCACAACTTTGTCCCAAGGAAACAAATATCATAAATGTAATGGATGTTAGAacatatttcattaaatatattgcAGGCTTTGTAATATATATGCAAGTCATCAGAATAACAGATAATTTGAAATTAAATTGTTGCAACTATCACCCACTGATATTTTTTCTCCTCCCTGTTAATCTCAATTGTAAATAATGACATAAATCAATGTACAATCACTTCAAAATAATCGATTTAATATCATAGAcaatatttttaaggaaagaaacacaaaaacatttaAGAATACCAGGTAAAAATTATGTCAGGCATATGAGCCTAGaagatttaaattttatctcAAATCCTAAGGAATATTCACTGAGACAGATAAATTCCATAGAAACCTGAGTATTCTTAAACATGTTAAAAATCTTgatttgtataaaataaattttccaaCCATACTACTATGAAAAAttttatgtcaaaataaaatatgaagttctATTCCCAAAATTTGAACATTCAcacattatttttgaaatatatttcagaaCCATAGATCTGAACCTCATTCCCTGGGCCATAGATATACCTGCATCCTTAAAGGCATGCTGCCACTCAGGCTAACCATGTGAGATCCCCATATACTACACCACAGTATGCTAAGTTCCCTGGCAAGCACAGAAGCTATGAGGTCTGCTCCATCAACTTCATGCTACACCTTCCAGTACACATCACTACTTACAATCTCAGATGCCTGCAGCCCTCAGAAAACACAAGCTCTGTCTGCATCCTCAGAGGCCTGCTGACACCCTGGTTAAACAGAGGTCTGAAGTCATGAGGTGCTACCAGCTCTACCTGCAACCCTGGAAACTTGCTGCCACACAGGGCAACTCAGAACTATCTGAAATCCCAGAGACCTGCAGCCATCATGGACTACCAGGCCTGCCAACACCAGGGACAATCAGATGGTTAAGGACATAGTAAGAACATAATCAACTAAGTCCAGAGCAATATGGTACCACAAGAACACAGCTATCCTACCACAGTCAGCCCTGTATATCCTAGCAAANCTTAAGTgtaaaaaaatgactttaaactTAATCTTTTGAAGATAACAGAGAccctaaaaaagaaatgaataaatcttttaaagaaatacaggtctTCTGCCAGTATTATTTGGGTATAAATATGTGAGTAATCTTTTAAATAATTCACTCCATGAAGATTATGTCATTGttcttctgttccttctcttgtcttgttggaattaatgaatattttatgaatatctGTAGCTATAATTATCTATAGTTCATGAACTATGTGTGAAGAAAGTAGTACAGCAATTTATGATCCTTTTAACCTCTTcataaaaattgaattaaaatagGAAGATTGAATGGTTATGAAATCAGAAGTCTCTTCAATTCCCCTGCATTGCCAGGGGTCATACACAAGAATATGTTATCCAACTTTAGTTCTCCAAAACACAATTGATGTAGTCCATGAATTCAAATCATGCACACTTATGTACTGCAGGGATATGCATTCCTTTCAATCCTGCTATCTGCTTATCTTTTTTTCTAACCATCTGCTCATTAGGGATATTTAAGTACCATTTGAATACCAACAGTACCAGAAGTCTGTATGTCACCACCTTTGGCAGAAAAACCTTGCCGTTCATCCACAGAAGAATAACGACTTCATTCTTTTCACTTTTGGGGTCNTATCAATAAGAATGtaagccatttttaaaagattgaatgCTTTTTTATGTGAAATCATTTGTGAGATTTGGCTAGGCAATGTAGACCTTGCAATACAACATAAACAATAACAATGTATATAGTACATGGGAAGCTCACATTTCATTTGTTCACCTAGTATCTTGTGCATGGTGTGTTGACGTTTCAGAGGCTCAAGTGGATTCTTGACTTGAATTTAGTATGTATTTTCTAGATAGGAGTCTTGAACTTAGGCAAGCATCTCCTTTTACTTCCCTAAATCCctccattttatttgtattttggaGCATCCCTgcaaactgtgagtcaaaacatAACCttcattccttaaaaaaaaaaaaggaaagaaagacagaaagaaaagaaaaaggaatacaggaaaataaaatcaaatatgtagaggtccttaaagagaaaatgaatatatactaagaaatataggaaaatacaaacaagtgaaggaaagaataaaaatgttcaatatcggaaaagagaaatggaagcaatgaagaaaacacaaattgaggtAAACCTGCAAAAcctaggaaggagaaaaggaactcCATATATAAGtatcaccaacataatacaagacatgaaagagaaaatctcGGGTATAGAAGGTACACTAGAAGTAGATgcattagtcaaagaaaatccCAAATCTACATTATTTTTCACATAAGAATTGCAGGAAATTTGAAAGACTATGAAAAGATGAAACCTAAAATCAATAGgaatagaagacagagaagattcccagatcaaagacatagaaaatactttcaacaaTACATGGAAGAAATTTTCTCAGATCTTAAGAAAAATATGGATTTAAACATACataaagcttacagaacaccaaatatatgggatcaaaaagaaaatcctcataACACATAATATCCAAAAGactaaatgtatagaacaaagacagaatattaaatgCTGCacaagaaaaaggccaagtaacatataaagacaaacatcagaattacacccaacttctcaacagaaatTCTAAAAGCCAAAAGAGCCTGGACATAAGAGACCACAGATCTCAGCCCAGAAACTATATCCCCTAAAACACTGAATCACCGTTAATGGAGAAAACTAAAAATTcaatgacaaaatgaaatacaaaaatgtTCTCCATTAATCCAGTACTATGGatgatactagaaggaaaactcaaataCTAGGAGGGTAATTAAacccaagaaaaaaaagaaattaataattcaCAAAGCAAGACCAAAGGAGGAaaatttctccctctctcttacacacacacacacacacacataaaaccacCAACATAAAATAGCAGAAATTAATATTCATTcatcattaatatctttcaacataaATGAATTCaataccccaataaaaagacagaggctAATAGAGTGGATACATCATTACAAAAACCATACTtcagcaacaaagacagacactacatcagagaAAAGTGCTGGATAAAAGGTTTCTCAAGTAAATaaatccaagaaacaagctggagtatccattcctatatttcataaaatatacattcaaccaaaagaaatcaaaacagatggggaaggacactttatacacatcaaaagaaaaatctgccagatgaagtctcagttctgaactttTATGCTGCAAatgcacccacattcataaaagaaacattagtgaagctcaaaacatacattgaacctctcacaataatagtgggagattttaacaccCCACTTTCTCACCAATTGGcaaataatcaaaagagaaaataaacataggAATAATGAAAATAGTAGACAATGTGAATCAAATGGAATTAACAGACATAtaaagaacatttcacccaaacacaaaagaatatacattgttCCCAAAAGGCCACAAAACCTTCCTCAAGATTAAGCACACACTTGGTTACAAAGCAAGTATCAACtgatacaagattgaaataagCTTTAGCATATTTTTGGCACACAATGAATTAAAGGTAAACTTCAACAACAGAATAACAGAATACCTACAAACTCACAGATattgaataattaataaatgagcaCAGGATCAAATAAGAAATAGTTTAaagaccttttaaaattaatttaaagtgaAGGTAAAACATACTCAAATATTGAGACATAATGAGAGCAGTGCTAAAAGAAAATCTTATCGTACTAAATGCCTTCTTAAAGAGAATAGATACATCTCATACTAGCAAATTAAAAACACACCTGAAATTACTagtacaaaaagaagcaaacacaccaaaaaggagtagatggcaggaaacaaacaaacttatGGATGAAAGCAACAGTTTAGAAACAAAGATGACAACATAAAGAATCAAGGAAACTAAGAGCTATTTCTTGtcaagaagatagaaaaatcGTTAGCCAAAGTAACTAAAAACGAGAGACAAtatcccaaaaaacaaaaacagaaatgaaaacatgggCAAAATtgacactgaagaaatccaaaacaaatcaataaatcttaCTTCAAAAGTCTATATActacaaaattagaaaatgtaaatgaagtgaAAGAATTTCTGGATAGATGGCACtaactaaagttaaatcaagatcagataaagaGTTTAACTTAGGAAAAAGAAGCAGACATTAAAATCTTACAATAGCAATAACAAAAAGCtaagggccagatggttttagcagaGAATTCcatcagaatttcaaagaaaagctaatatcaatactcctcaaaccattccacaaaatagaaacagaaggaacattgctaGGCTCATTCTGCAGAGACACatttaccctgatacctaaaccatacaaggaCTCAACAACCACAGAGAACTTCATACCAGTTTCTATTATGAACattaatgtaaaaatactcaataaaattctcccaaacagaatccaagaagacatcaaaaaatCATTAAAGATAATAAAGTGGCCTTCATCTTAGACATGAAGGGGTGATTCAATATGTGAAAAATTGATAAACGTAACCCACCATATAAATAACCTGAAAGAACAAACATGATTATCACATTAGacactgaaaaagcctttgacaaaatacaacactccttcatgataaaagtcttgaagagatcAAGGATACAAATCTAAACATATGAAACGCAACACAGAAAAAGCCAATAGCCAAAAGCATTAAATggagggaaaattaaagatttGTGGAAAAGGTCAGGCTATACACATTCTTCTTTTCGATCAAGATAGAGCATAAGATAACTAAAAGAGATCAAAGAGATATGAATTGTAAAAGAAGAAGCATGGTATCACAAGCccacttttaaaagttttgactcagaattgttcctgtagaAATAAATGCAGGAGCAAAAATGGAGGAGAGATCAAGGAAAAGATAGTCTAGTGACTGGCCTAACTTGGGATACATCCCATTAATAGGCACTAAaacctgacattattactgattctatgtttgcttgcagacaggagcccagcatggttgtcctctgagaggctctaccagcagctgactaagacaaatgcagatacttaaaaccaatcattggactgaggtccAAGATGCCTAtagaagaattaggggaagagttgaaagagctgaaggggaagaCAACTTCATAGAAAGAtgaacaatgtcaactaaccctgacccctgggagttcccagagattACATCATCAACCAAGGATCATATATGAATTGGTCtgaggtccctggcacatatgtaactgaggactgccttgtctggactcagtgggagatgatgtgaCTAATCCTGTAAAGTTTTGATGTGCTATGGAAGGAGAATGTACAGAGAAGGGAATATCTTCTCAGAGGGGAATAGGGTGAGAAAATCTGGGAGGGAGCCACATTTgagatattaataaataaaataattttcaaatttcattttaaaaaacaaagtaaaggaaAACTATtgctatttacagatgatataatagtatatgtaAATGAGTATGAAAAGTATTAGAATTTTTCTATCCtgtgactctctaaggcaggaCCAGCCAGGAGTGCACAGGCCACAGGAGCTGTGGAGCAGTTCAAACAGTGTCCTTCCaacctccatctgcacccaggagctagAGCTATTCTGTAGCCCTCTGTGTATGAATCTTGCCATgtgagagctggtctcccaagagtgctgacacaggcttatagGCCCACAAGAGGAATAAGTTCAAGCCGGAGACAGCCAGATGAACTaaactagagataaccagatggagaaaggcaagcacaaggaccttACCAGCAGAGATCAAGACTATGTGGCTTTATCAAAACCAAGTTATTCCACAActgcaagtcctggatacaccaacacactggaaaagcaagatttgtatttaaaaatcacatctcatgatgctgatagaggacattgggaaggatataaataacttccttaaagaaatacaggaaaacaggtagaagccctaaaagaggaaacaaaaaaaccccttaaagaattaagggaaaatacaataaaacaggtgaagtaattcaacaaaaccatccagaatctaaaaatagaagaagaaacactaaagaaatcacaaagggagccAACTTtgaagatagaaatcctaggaaagtgatcaggagtcatagatgcaagcatcaccaacagaatacaagagatataagagagaatctcagggacagacgataccatagaaaatattgacacaacagtaaaagaaaatgcaaaatgcaaaaggcaaaagacTCCAACCTAAAATATCCATGAAATCAGgaaaaaaacttagaataccaaataTAAGGAAGatatgtatagaagagagcaaagattcccaaattacagggccagtaaatgtcttcaagaaaattaatgaagaaaacttTCCTTACCTAAACAAAGAAATGCCCGTAAACATATAAGAGgccatacagaactccaaatagcctggaccagaaaagaaatgcctcctgtcacataataatcaaaacaccaaatgcagaaaacaaagaaagcatattaaaagcagtaaggggaaaaggtcaagtaacatatgaaagcacctatcagaattacaccagacttcttgacagagactatgaaacccagATGATTCTGGGCAAATGTTatacagagaacacaaatgcaagtcCAGGTtcttatacccagcaaaacttgcAATTACCATACatgaagaaaccaaggtattccatgacaaaaacaaagttACACAGTCTTTCCAGAAATCccgaccttcaaaggataataaatggaaaactccaacactggccaaaaagaagatagtgacataaacataattctaacaacaaaataacaggaaacaacaatcacctttccttaatatctcttaatgtcaatggatTCGATTCCCACGTAGAAATATATAGACTAACAAACTAGTTATGTAAACAGGACTGAACTTTTTGCtccatataggaaacccacctcaggtaaaaagacagacactacctcagagtaaaattttggaaaacaattttccaagcaaatggtcccaagaaacaagcaggagtagccattctaatatcgaataaaatcgactttcaaactaaagttatcaaaaacaacAAGGAGAAtcacttcatgctcatcaaaggtaaaatctaccaagatggactctcaattctgaacatatattctccaaatgtaagggcactcacattcaaaaaagaaaatttgctaaagctcaaagcacacataacACTGCaaaaaataatagtgggagatttcaacaccacactcttaccaaaggacagatcatggaaagagaaactaaacagagacacagtgaaactaacagaagttatgaatcaaatatatttaacagatatctatatagaacattttatcctaaaccaaaagaagatagcttcttctcagcatctcacagtACCTTCTTGAAAATTGAcaacataattggtcacaaaacagacctcaacagatataagaagattgaaataatcctatgaatactatcagatcatcatggactaaggctggtcttcaataacaacaaaaataatagaaagcctacatacaaGTGGAATCTGAATAACACTGTACTCAATAActttgtcaaagaagaaataaagaaagaagttaaagaccttttaaattttaattaaaatgaatctacaacaacatacccaaacatatgggacacaatgaaaacagtgctaagaggaaaacacaaagctgagtacctccaaaaagaaacctgagagatcatacactagcagatttacagcacaactgaaagctctagaacaaaaagaagcaaatagatcCAAGAGGAGTATAAGGCattaaataatcaaattcagggctgaaatcaaccaagaagaaacaaagagaactatacaaagaatcaaccaaactagtaGCTGGttgcacctcacaccattcagaattgCTAGGATCATAAACTTAGGTGacttggaattttggtggggattgcattgaatttatagattgcttCCAGAAAAATGGCCATTTCTactatattatctgtgactattgtgaaaggtgaaaggccatctagtgactggtccacctggggatccatctcatatacagttaccaaatccagacattattgtggatgctaacaaatACTTGCTGACAGCCTGATATANCTGTTTCCTGAGAGNNTCTGCNAGTGCCTGAAAAATANAGAAGCAGATGCTCATAGNCATCCATTGGAGTGAGCACAGGGTNcccaatggaggagctagagaaatgtcccaaggagctaaaggggtttgcagccccatagaaggaacaacaatatgaccatCCACTACTCCGAGtactcccagggagtaaaccaccaaccaaagtgtgcacatggagggactcaaggctccaaccacatatgtagcagaggatagccttgtgggacatcagtgagaagagaggcttttggtcctgtgaaggcttgatgccccagcgcAGGGGAAagctaggacagggaagctggagtggcTGGGTTAGTGatcagggttgggggtggggtggggaatggaaaaGTGTGGATTTtcaaagggaaatgaggaaaggggataaaatttgaaatgtaaataaagaaaatagtaataaaaatattttttaaaatctatcagagaactcctacagttaAAATCGCCTTCAGTGAATTGGGTGATTACAAagttaattcaaataaatcagtagccttccttccTACCATTGAAAATGTGCCGATGAAGAAGTAAGAGAAatggcacaagtcccttccggtcaacttgagcactcgggtgccttgccagtggagtctccggacacccgcaaggacctgcacaggactccccatgggatcctaagacctctggtgagtggaacacagcgtctgctccaatctaaTCGcacagaacctgagactgcattaactagggaagcaggcaacctggcccttgctggggcacaagtcctttcctgtccact from Mus caroli unplaced genomic scaffold, CAROLI_EIJ_v1.1 scaffold_16833_1, whole genome shotgun sequence encodes:
- the LOC110288139 gene encoding LOW QUALITY PROTEIN: zinc finger protein 383-like (The sequence of the model RefSeq protein was modified relative to this genomic sequence to represent the inferred CDS: deleted 2 bases in 1 codon); translated protein: LDCNRTKKLLPKVCTQNYFQKEITPRFGLNGLFDLYRKKFWEYRAGSEKHEICNYENDLLPFLQLDASLGKFLQLLKCNSXLQRNTKTLKRDIWVNKHTSLKHLPSSMVLDNTTILYEERRFWRREKNTDYHQCERYFSKNILCLPQPLNRVYDKFYHLDQHKKVSTYAVKLGTYHMGSSCGNTNRVNDNNIGYIKNPFLKYYQNNQLGGILYQGNNILYDSHHETILSKNVISKCISENYYNHDSRQARSNHCSQSILQQQDHTTENLYDILKESLILQVYNRTWTKGDTNRYTCDTYRNALIESLYLERDNIKHIKKLFQDPGYDKSLNFNSNIIQYDSNHNERGIQNARVHIYSFCNVSDLLGHSNLSVEEKHSKYKTPGKCSSKPSGLMVFETRGKSWKSCMQCGKCFAQYSALQNPHRIHTVKKPFSCKECSKSFTWSSKLQDHDRIHTAQELYKSNKCGESFIQSSNLLAHQRIXTGDKPYKCNKCGKXFTRSSNLQVHQRVHTGDKPYKCNKCGKSFTQSPSLKIHHRIHTGDKTYRCNECGEYFIRSSNLKVHQRVYTGDKPYKCNECGKSFTQSSSLKVHHRIHTGDKPYKCNECGKSFIQSSDLKNHYRSHTGVKPYKCNECGKSFRQSSDLKNHYRIHTGDKP